One window from the genome of Oryza glaberrima chromosome 3, OglaRS2, whole genome shotgun sequence encodes:
- the LOC127767965 gene encoding F-box protein SNE, whose translation MGARPVPRREEVVVVTELELRMQLLGGGGNCYNINDNADLLAEILARLDGRSLAAAACVCRLWAAVARRDAVWEALCLRHVGPASGPTAGPATRAVVAALGGYRRLYRLCLGPALDRLGRGGGAIAHAHARARLSLSLSLSLFSIDCYERLGGGGGAGAGRQPQPSSLLFLCKPVDVS comes from the coding sequence ATGGGTGCACGGCCAGTGCcgcggcgggaggaggtggtggtcgtGACGGAGCTGGAGCTGCGGATGcagctgctcggcggcggcggcaactgcTACAACATCAACGACAACGCCGACCTCCTCGCGGAGATCCTGGCGCGGCTGGACggccgctcgctcgccgccgccgcctgcgtgTGCCGCCTCTGggccgccgtggcgcgccgGGACGCCGTCTGGGAGGCGCTCTGCCTCCGCCACGTGGGGCCGGCGTCCGGCCCCACGGCCGGCCCCGCcacccgcgccgtcgtcgccgcgctcggCGGGTACCGCCGCCTCTACCGCCTCTGCCTCGGCCCGGCGCTGGACCGcctcgggcgcggcggcggcgccatcgcccACGCGCACGCCAGGGCCCGCctgtccctctccctctcgctgtCGCTCTTCTCCATCGACTGCTACGAgcgcctcggcggcggtggcggcgccggcgccggcaggcagccgcagccgtcgtcaCTGCTCTTCCTGTGCAAGCCAGTGGACGTCTCGTGA